A stretch of DNA from Dokdonia sp. PRO95:
GGTATGGCTGGATGGACAGCCTTGCAGGAGGTAGAGGAGCTTAAGTCGTTCTTAGGAGGTAACACACCGCCGCCACTGCCGGTTTAAAAATTTTACAATGTAATAGCCTATGTGCGCTTTCGCGAAAGCGTAATTACTCTATGCCTATATGGAAGAAAACCCCATACATAAAACCGAACTCAAAAAGGCCTGCATAAATTGCGGCGCAGAGCTCAAGTATAAGCCCGGTACCACAGCCATCACTTGTGAGTATTGCGGTCATAAAGAAGAGATATCACTAGCCACGAGCAAGTTTGAAGAGCTGGAGCTGTATCCATACCTAGAAAGTATGGGTGATCAAAAAAACAGCGAAGAGATCTCTATGTTGCATTGCAAAAATTGTGGAGCAAACCAGCACGTAGAAGAAAACTATAAATCCCTACACTGCGTGTATTGCAGTATGCCACTCATACTTGAAGATGCCCGCAAGGAAGACTGGATTTTACCAGGAGCTGTCTTGCCATTTCAGATAGATCAGAGTGCCTCTTTTACTATTTTTAAAAAGTGGGTAAACGGTCTCTGGTGGGCGCCTAATAAACTTAAGAAAGCCTCACTAGATCCTCAGTTTACAAAGGGGCTGTACCTGCCATATTGGACCTTTGATGCACAGCTTGCTGCAAACTATACGGGACAGCGTGGTGAGTATTACTATGAGACGCAAACTTATCGCGATAGTAAAGGAAAAACGCAATCAAGGCAAGTACGTAAAACGAGATGGTATCCCGCCTCTGGTCACGTGTCTGGATTTGTAGATGACACGCTCATAAAAGCATCAAAACAACGCGCTGGTAGAGTTCCTTCTAAAATTGCTAGATGGGATCTCAAAAAATTACAACCATTCAATAGCGGATTCTTATCTGGTTTTGTGACAGAAAAATATACCATTCCTCTTAAAGACGGTTATGGTAAATCTCGTGATGTAGCAGAGCAAATAGCATCTACTTGGGCAGCTAGAGACATAGGCGGTGATACACAACGAGTATCATCCATAGACATGAAGCTCGCAGAGGAGACGTTTAAACATATTTTATTGCCAGTATATGTGAGTTCATACCGCTATAACGGTAAGGAATATAACTTCTTTGTTAATGGAGAAACGGGAGCACTCTCTGGAAAGCGACCGTATTCATTCTGGAAGATTTTCTTTGCGATACTAGCGGGTCTTATTGTGATAGGAGTTATTGTTCTGCTAGCTAATAATGGCCAGTAGTAGTGTAGATTATTAACTAATTTGCTACTGATTAAAAAAATAATCATGGAAGATAAGGAGCATAAAAATTTGACCTGGAGTGATTTTACTAAGGTAGAAATGCGAGTAGGCACCATTTTATCTGCAGAGGTTTTTGCAGAGGCTAGAAATCCATCCTATAAAATGGTTGTGGACTTTGGTGAGTACGGTAAAAGGAAAACATCTGCACAAATCACGCAGTTATATACGACTCAAGAACTAGTAGGAAGGCAAGTGATTGCAGTTGTTAACTTTCCACCTAAGCAAATTGCAACAATGATGAGTGAGTGTCTTGTTCTGGGTGGTTTAGGCAATGATAAGGATGTTATTTTAATAGCTCCAGATAGAAAAGTAGCAAATGGCACTCAAATAGGATAGCCACTTTCAACTTCTTCAAAACAAATGAGGAATAATAGTTCAGGTCATTATAAACCTTTGTTAAACGCATTGTTATAAGGTGTTAATATCGCTTTCGCGAAAGCGGAATACTCATATCTTTAAATAAAAAAAACAATGAAATTTACAAGAAGCGCAAGCGCACACTGGGAAGGAAGCGGAAAAGAAGGAAAAGGAACAATCTCTACCGAAAGTACCGTGCTAGATAAAGCACAATATGCCTTTGGAACTCGATTTGAAGACGGAGTGGGTACAAATCCAGAGGAACTTATAGGAGCAGCACATTCTGGATGTTATACAATGCAACTTAGTTTTTTACTCAATGAAGAAGATTACGTAGCAGATGCTCTAGATACAAGTGCAGACGTAACTTTTGAAGATGGGGAGATTACAAAAATTCACCTCACCACAAAAGGTAAGGTTCCAAATATCTCAACCGAAGAATTTGAAAAAATAGCAACTAAGGCAAAAGAAGTGTGCCCGCTATCTAAGCTTATGAAAGCAGAAATAACACTAGACGCTACATTATTATAGAAGAGAACTGTTTATAAAATTAAAGTCCGCTATGAAACATATCATAGCGGACTTTTTTATATGGAATATATAGAGCTATTTACGCTTTACCGTAATCGTGCTCGTCTTGCCATTTTTTAAGCTCTGCCCACTTTCCTAGAGCGGCCATTTCGGCTTGCATAGGCCAAGTGCCTGGACGATGTATCTCAAAGCGTTTACCACCAGAATTGAGTACCTCTTGACACTTCTCTACAGAAGTGCTTGCAAGTGCTGCCCACGTTTTGATATCGTGGTTATGGAAGAGCTCAGATATTTTCGGACCTATTCCTTCTACAATAGTAAGATCGTCTTCTTTTATTCTTTTCTTACCATACACGCCTTTTGCCGCTGCAGCATCAAACGGTACACCTATAATACCTATAGATGGTGATGGTATACTTGTATTTGTATTTTGAATAACTGTTTCACTAGTAGCCACACCTGCTGCAAATGAACTTGCGATGCTCGCGGTACTAGTTGCTGCTAAGGGAGCTTTTTTTGCTAGATTAAGTTTAGACTCACTTGAAGCTAAATCTGCTTCTAAGGATGCAGTTTTACGAGTACATGCATCGAGATCTGCTTGCAGAGATGCAGTTTTGCGCCTGCAATCTTCAAGATCTGCACTGTAGTCTATTGTTTTATCATTATTACTGCCAAAGAGTCGACCCAATAAATATCCTAAAATACCGCAGATAACACCCGCGATGAGTGGCCATATCCAGCAAGCTATGTTTGAAAAATCCATAATTATTTTGTTTTTGATCTGTTAGTTTAGTGTGATGACTGCGCGTCTATTTTTATTACGTCCTTCCTCGGTATCATTTGTTTCAATAGGGTTGCGCTCTCCCTTTGTAACAGTTTTGATTTTTGATCCAGAAATACCGTTGTTTACTAGATACGCCTTTGCAAATTCTGCTCTTTCTAATCCTAGTCTATCGTTAGTAGTGAGGCTACCTTGACTGTCTGTGTGTCCTTCTACAGTAATGGTTGCACCTTCTTTTTTATCAAGATAGCGGCTTATGTCTCCTATTTGTAAGCGTTGTTTTTCGCTTAGAGTTACAGAGGCTTCTCCATAATCGAAGTACAAGACAAGTGGGTCTGCTCTAAGACTCTTTTCTATGTCTAGTAGTGCTGCATTAGTAGCATCAAGATCATCATTTGCTTGATTAAATATTCTGTATTCTATAGGGCCTTTGTACACGTTGCCATCAGGAACTAATGATGAGCGTAGCTCTCCATATGCATTTATATGACTTGAAGAAATTCCTTGATTAACAAAATAGTTTTTTACAGAATTTGATCTTGCAAGTCCAAGATTTGCAAATGCTGAGGTGTTCTTTTCTCCACTGTCATAATACCCTACAATGTCTATCATTTTATCTTCGTTACCAGTGGTCTCAAGATATGTTTTGAGCTCACCTACACCTTCTGTAACTTTTTCAGAAATAGGAGGTAGGATGGTAAATGATGAATTGTTAAAGTTAAAATTGTCATTGCTGTTGAAGGCAAAATTACCGTCAGGTCCTTTTAGATTAAAGGCCATTGAGGTTGCTGCTTCTGGAGCAGCTACTGCTGGAGTATTGTCAATAGTGGTCTCTCGTTGATTATTTTGTGAATCACTATTACTAGTAGTGCCACAACAAAAAATCCAGGCGAGAATCATACAAATAACAATCGTAACCAGCATACTTAGGAGGTATCCCGTTTTCTTACTCATTTGGTTGTTTTTTAGGTGATTACTGTTTCTTAAAGTTAGTTAAAATATTAACACTTACAACTTTTTATAGTTGATATTCAATAGATTATGTATTTGCTCGGTATTTTTATGAGATTAATCGAGTAAAAATGATCAAATTTCAGTGTAAAACGTAGGTTTTATAACGTTTGGCTTATTGTGAGAAGATTTTTTGTTATGGATTCAATTTTTCGCGAAAGCGCATAAAAAAACCGCTTCCTATTAATAGAAGCGGTTTAAAGTATAAGTGTTTTTTAAAAAGATAAAGACTCTTATAAGTCAAATTTAATTCCTTGAGCAAGTGGCAGCTCTGTCGTATAATTGATAGTGTTAGTCTGCCTTCTCATATATACTTTCCAAGCATCAGATCCAGACTCACGGCCTCCACCAGTGTCTTTCTCACCACCAAAGGCTCCACCTATTTCTGCCCCAGATGTACCTATATTTACGTTTGCAATTCCACAATCTGATCCTGCAGCGCTTAAGAAACGCTCAGCCTCGCGTAGGTTATTAGTCATAATAGCAGACGAAAGTCCTTGTGCCACACCGTTTTGAAGCTCTAAGGCATCTGTAACGTCACCTTTGTATTTTAATAAATATAATACGGGAGCAAAAGTCTCATGTTGAACAATTTCATAATCATTACTAGCTTCTGCAATAGCTGGTTTTACGTAGCATCCACTCTCATAACCTTCACCAGACAGTACACCACCTTCTACTAGAATGTTTCCTCCTTCTGCTACTACGCGTTCTAGAGCTTTGTTATAATTTGCTACGGCATCTTTATCTATAAGTGGTCCTACGTGATTATTTTCATCAAGCGGATTGCCTATGCGTAGTTGCCCGTATGCCTTTACAATAGCATCCTTTACCGTGTCATACATACTCTCATGTATAATAAGGCGTCTAGTAGATGTACAGCGTTGTCCAGCTGTTCCTACAGCACCAAAAACAGCACCTATCACGGTCATTTTAATATCTGCATCAGGAGTTACAATAATAGCATTGTTTCCTCCTAGTTCTAGAAGTGATGTACCTAAACGTTCCCCTACGGTTGCAGATACTTTTCTACCCATACGAGTAGAGCCTGTAGCAGAGATAAGAGGTAGACGCCTATCTGTAGTCATCATCTCACCTACTTTATAGTCTCCATTTATAAGGCAAGAGATACCTTCTGGCATATCGTTAACCTTAAGAACTTCGGCAATAATGTTTTGACAAGCAACACCACAAAGCGGTGTTTTTTCTGATGGTTTCCAGACACAAACATCGCCACAAACCCAAGCAAGAGCTGTGTTCCACGCCCATACTGCAACTGGGAAGTTAAAGGCAGAGATGATACCTACTACACCTAGTGGGTGATACTGCTCATACATTCTATGTCCAGGACGCTCCGAGTGCATTGTAAGACCGTGTAACTGGCGAGAAAGACCTACTGCAAAGTCGCAGATATCTATCATCTCTTGTACTTCACCTAGTCCTTCTTGATATGATTTACCCATCTCATAAGAAACGAGTTTACCTAATGGCTCTTTTACCTCACGAAGCTTGTTTCCAAACTGACGTACCATTTCTCCTCTTGCTGGAGCAGGCATTGTTCTAAAGTCTTTAAACGCTGCTGTAGCAGAGGTCATTACTTTCTCGTAATCTTCTTTTGTGGTAGTTTTTACTTTACCTATTAATTGCCCATCTACTGGAGAGTAAGATTCAATAATGTCTCCACTACCAAAACTTTTTTGACCTGTAGAGGTTCCTTCATTTATATCAGAAAGGCCAAGTATCTTAAGCGCTTCGTCCATTCCAAAATCTTTTGCTACTGTGCTCATAGTTTTTTGAATTATTGAGTGAAGAAAACATACAAAGCGATCTTACTCAATGGTTAATAATTTCTTTATTACATACCTGCTACGATGGAGGTAATGTTCTGAGTCAAATCTAAGAATAATTCAAAGGCTTCCATAAAAAAGGGCGTGTTATTAAACACACCCTAAAAATTATTCTGTTTTTTTTACTAATCTGCAGTAAATCGCTCATCTACTTCCATAACGGTTCCGCAGTTACTACAAGTTCTATGTTCTAAACTCCCATAGAAATCTTTAAAGTGTCCTAAAAAGTCTTTTTCTATATTATGAAGCTTAAAGAAAACTTCATATAATTTATGATTACAGTTATCGCAGAACCAGAGTAAACCATCCTTTCCGTCTAGATCTACTCTCTTTCGTTCTATCACTAAACCTATAGAATTTTCATGTCTTACTGGAGAGTGTGGTACACCAGCGGGATGTAAATACATATCGCCAGGACCTAGTTGCATAGTACGTTTTACTCCCTCATCTTGCACATGTACTTCAATAGTACCTTCTATTTGAAAAAATAGTTCTTCGGTCTCATTGTAGTGGTAGTCTTTACGAGCATTTGGGCCACCTACAATCATTACGATATAGTCACCAGCGTCTTGGTATAAGTTCTTATTACCTACGGGTGGCTTGAGGAGATCTCTGTTTTCTTCAATCCACTTATTTAAATTGAACGGTTGTTGAATTGCCATAATCTTATTCTTTGTATAAAAATACAATTTATAGAAGTACGCTTTCGCGAAAGCGTAAAAAAACAACCCCGCCTACTATTGTACACGGGGTTGAAAATCAAAATTGATTTGGGGGTATTTTTTTATCGAATAAATAATTGTGTATAGTAAGGTATTCCTGTTTCTGTCATGACGATGCCTACACCTGTGTGTGTGTAATCTCCTTCTATTGCTTGCTTGTGCGCAGGACTGTTAAGCCATCCTTCTAGAACTGACTCTGCATCTCTAAACCCATAAGCTACATTCTCACTCACCATGTCTGCCCCTTTATCCTGTAGTATAGCAGCACGCTCGTAAAAATTATCATGACTTGCTTCATTTTGAATCACCATGTAGTTAGAATGAGCTACGGCAAGATTTTCTGAATCTGTATGCCACTCGAGTGCATTAAGACCTATAGATGCCCTATAGTCATTAAGTACATCAAGTACCTCTTCGGCAAGCTCAATGTTATTTTC
This window harbors:
- a CDS encoding DNA helicase PriA; translation: MEENPIHKTELKKACINCGAELKYKPGTTAITCEYCGHKEEISLATSKFEELELYPYLESMGDQKNSEEISMLHCKNCGANQHVEENYKSLHCVYCSMPLILEDARKEDWILPGAVLPFQIDQSASFTIFKKWVNGLWWAPNKLKKASLDPQFTKGLYLPYWTFDAQLAANYTGQRGEYYYETQTYRDSKGKTQSRQVRKTRWYPASGHVSGFVDDTLIKASKQRAGRVPSKIARWDLKKLQPFNSGFLSGFVTEKYTIPLKDGYGKSRDVAEQIASTWAARDIGGDTQRVSSIDMKLAEETFKHILLPVYVSSYRYNGKEYNFFVNGETGALSGKRPYSFWKIFFAILAGLIVIGVIVLLANNGQ
- a CDS encoding tRNA-binding protein encodes the protein MEDKEHKNLTWSDFTKVEMRVGTILSAEVFAEARNPSYKMVVDFGEYGKRKTSAQITQLYTTQELVGRQVIAVVNFPPKQIATMMSECLVLGGLGNDKDVILIAPDRKVANGTQIG
- a CDS encoding OsmC family protein: MKFTRSASAHWEGSGKEGKGTISTESTVLDKAQYAFGTRFEDGVGTNPEELIGAAHSGCYTMQLSFLLNEEDYVADALDTSADVTFEDGEITKIHLTTKGKVPNISTEEFEKIATKAKEVCPLSKLMKAEITLDATLL
- a CDS encoding OmpA family protein codes for the protein MSKKTGYLLSMLVTIVICMILAWIFCCGTTSNSDSQNNQRETTIDNTPAVAAPEAATSMAFNLKGPDGNFAFNSNDNFNFNNSSFTILPPISEKVTEGVGELKTYLETTGNEDKMIDIVGYYDSGEKNTSAFANLGLARSNSVKNYFVNQGISSSHINAYGELRSSLVPDGNVYKGPIEYRIFNQANDDLDATNAALLDIEKSLRADPLVLYFDYGEASVTLSEKQRLQIGDISRYLDKKEGATITVEGHTDSQGSLTTNDRLGLERAEFAKAYLVNNGISGSKIKTVTKGERNPIETNDTEEGRNKNRRAVITLN
- a CDS encoding aldehyde dehydrogenase family protein; its protein translation is MSTVAKDFGMDEALKILGLSDINEGTSTGQKSFGSGDIIESYSPVDGQLIGKVKTTTKEDYEKVMTSATAAFKDFRTMPAPARGEMVRQFGNKLREVKEPLGKLVSYEMGKSYQEGLGEVQEMIDICDFAVGLSRQLHGLTMHSERPGHRMYEQYHPLGVVGIISAFNFPVAVWAWNTALAWVCGDVCVWKPSEKTPLCGVACQNIIAEVLKVNDMPEGISCLINGDYKVGEMMTTDRRLPLISATGSTRMGRKVSATVGERLGTSLLELGGNNAIIVTPDADIKMTVIGAVFGAVGTAGQRCTSTRRLIIHESMYDTVKDAIVKAYGQLRIGNPLDENNHVGPLIDKDAVANYNKALERVVAEGGNILVEGGVLSGEGYESGCYVKPAIAEASNDYEIVQHETFAPVLYLLKYKGDVTDALELQNGVAQGLSSAIMTNNLREAERFLSAAGSDCGIANVNIGTSGAEIGGAFGGEKDTGGGRESGSDAWKVYMRRQTNTINYTTELPLAQGIKFDL
- a CDS encoding 3-hydroxyanthranilate 3,4-dioxygenase, which produces MAIQQPFNLNKWIEENRDLLKPPVGNKNLYQDAGDYIVMIVGGPNARKDYHYNETEELFFQIEGTIEVHVQDEGVKRTMQLGPGDMYLHPAGVPHSPVRHENSIGLVIERKRVDLDGKDGLLWFCDNCNHKLYEVFFKLHNIEKDFLGHFKDFYGSLEHRTCSNCGTVMEVDERFTAD
- a CDS encoding CAP domain-containing protein, which produces MKLISQTLYALVALCLLSACTSEESSEIETLANLETTIEVENNIELAEEVLDVLNDYRASIGLNALEWHTDSENLAVAHSNYMVIQNEASHDNFYERAAILQDKGADMVSENVAYGFRDAESVLEGWLNSPAHKQAIEGDYTHTGVGIVMTETGIPYYTQLFIR